One part of the Vicia villosa cultivar HV-30 ecotype Madison, WI linkage group LG6, Vvil1.0, whole genome shotgun sequence genome encodes these proteins:
- the LOC131611219 gene encoding phenolic glucoside malonyltransferase 1-like — translation MDSNNLKIHEHIKVVPPSSSTQTTTIIPLTFFDIFWLKFHPVERVFFYTLPNSQSHPSFFFQEIVPILKSSLSLTLKHFLPLAGKIVWPSDSSKPFLQFNPNDDDGVSLLIAESDLDFNHVIENSPHEASLSRSLIPLLESTDSFASIISIQITLFPKSGFSIGISTHHAVLDGKSSTMFIKAWAYLCNKTIETLEDSPTLLPKFEPLFNREIIQDPNDLAADFTNIWIDIMKQKLPNEKVNNLEIFPFEPKLKDYVRATFKLTHGDLDKIKQRVLSKWEILYPNESKPQSLSTFVIACAYSHVTIAKAMNGVDKEKEKFSFVFSVDCRARLEPPIPNNYFGNCVWAQFPDTQALDFIKEDGVLLVAKCIHEKILMIGEKGVLEGAKDCINKFISLGREGFEVMGVAGSNRFGVYETDFGWGRPEKVEIVSIDRGLTIGLAESKDGNGGVEVGVVLNKDVMDLFRNLFLEGLRID, via the coding sequence ATGGATTCCAACAACCTTAAAATCCATGAACACATTAAGGTTGTTCCTCCATCATCATCAAcccaaacaacaacaataatcccACTCACTTTCTTTGACATATTTTGGCTAAAGTTCCATCCAGTAGAACGTGTGTTCTTCTACACCCTCCCAAATTCACAATCACAcccctctttcttctttcaagAAATTGTTCCAATTCTCAAATCTTCACTCTCTTTAACCCTCAAACACTTTCTCCCTTTAGCCGGTAAAATTGTTTGGCCTTCTGATTCTTCAAAACCATTCCTCCAATTCAATCCCAACGACGATGACGGAGTTTCATTACTCATTGCAGAATCTGATTTAGATTTCAACCATGTCATTGAAAATTCACCACATGAAGCTTCATTGTCGCGTTCTTTAATACCGCTTTTAGAATCAACCGATTCTTTTGCCTCCATTATCTCAATCCAAATAACTCTTTTTCCGAAAAGTGGTTTTTCCATTGGTATAAGCACACACCATGCAGTTCTTGATGGAAAATCTTCAACCATGTTCATAAAAGCGTGGGCTTATCTATGCAACAAAACCATTGAAACCCTAGAAGACTCACCAACATTGTTACCAAAGTTCGAGCCTTTATTCAACAGGGAAATCATCCAAGATCCAAATGATCTTGCTGCTGACTTCACAAATATCTGGATTGATATCATGAAACAGAAGCTTCCAAATGAAAAAGTAAACAACTTGGAGATTTTCCCATTTGAACCAAAACTCAAAGACTATGTCCGTGCAACGTTCAAGCTCACGCATGGagatttggataaaataaagcaaAGGGTGTTATCCAAATGGGAAATACTCTATCCAAACGAATCAAAGCCGCAAAGTTTATCGACTTTTGTTATCGCTTGTGCTTATTCGCATGTTACTATTGCAAAAGCTATGAATGGAGTTGATAAGGAGAAAGAgaagttttcttttgttttctcgGTAGATTGTAGAGCAAGGTTAGAACCACCAATACCAAATAACTATTTTGGTAACTGTGTTTGGGCGCAATTCCCGGATACACAAGCATTGGATTTTATCAAAGAAGACGGAGTTCTTTTAGTTGCTAAATGTATTCATGAAAAAATATTGATGATAGGTGAAAAGGGTGTTCTTGAAGGAGCTAAAGATTgcattaataaatttatttctttGGGAAGAGAAGGATTTGAAGTTATGGGAGTGGCGGGGTCTAATAGATTTGGTGTTTATGAGACTGATTTCGGTTGGGGAAGGCCGGAAAAGGTGGAGATAGTGTCGATCGATAGAGGTTTAACAATTGGTTTGGCAGAGAGCAAAGATGGCAATGGTGGAGTTGAAGTTGGAGTAGTTCTTAATAAAGATGTAATGGATCTCTTTAGAAATTTGTTTCTTGAAGGACTTAGAATTGATTGA